One Littorina saxatilis isolate snail1 linkage group LG12, US_GU_Lsax_2.0, whole genome shotgun sequence genomic region harbors:
- the LOC138981257 gene encoding uncharacterized protein: MLIMHPHTFLLQAVCQSLVADTTAKAVQLCCCSDQLSQPASYWDVTDDVLSQLSTWWQHRMPCTPDTQLTDEQYLDIVARFVGPATTVSVPCYNGVRVEVRTAGQAVAELGRRLARLVLTLQQLDLMNRDPPRVCITGPPGTGKTVVLVQQALRWLLQGNDVQVISTRFSSRAVNAIITDHIQWSLRPSTGLHQTASQKPGTMTYHQFDFYKGEADTDTAIKKLEACEKDGKLFVLIDEAHFIARDDAGKRHTKLISELTQSVPELHLWAACVQHIDIPKELQHEEFTVPLRCAPVIQRVITPVVKMVSKQVREYTDCGVPAPGDGLRVVELSHHGNDHTGQWPAECNKCGKEVAAELRRLDVGRAGGTLTNSPAALSYRDVFILTRSSELHDDAKDDAGNVTSPASGVVRGLRDAGVPVCVLAQQDAQQNKAQRKKDVESVALAKEDEVTVTHYGDVQGLERRVVVVLQGKTNVADKHRRKNDIEVVDILDAVSRCTTQLIVVKKEEKMCVVL, encoded by the exons ATGTTGATAATGCACCCACACACCTTTCTGTTGCAGGCGGTGTGTCAGAGCCTGGTTGCAGACACTACAGCGAAGGCCGTACAGTTGTGCTGTTGCTCTGACCAATTGTCCCAGCCTGCATCGTACTGGGACGTTACAGACGACGTTTTATCACAGCTGAGCACCTGGTGGCAACACAGAATGCCCTGTACTCCGGACACTCAGCTCACTGATGAACAGTATCTGGACATCGTGGCAAG GTTTGTTGGACCGGCCACCACGGTGTCTGTGCCCTGCTACAACGGTGTCCGTGTGGAGGTACGGACTGCAGGACAGGCAGTGGCAGAACTAGGGCGGAGGCTGGCCCGTCTGGTTCTGACCCTGCAACAGCTGGACCTAATGAATAGAGACCCTCCACGGGTCTGCATCACGGGGCCGCCAGGAACAG GAAAGACGGTGGTTCTGGTACAACAGGCATTGAGGTGGCTGCTACAAGGTAACGACGTACAAGTAATCTCTACACGATTCAGTTCACGGGCGGTCAACGCAATAATCACTGACCATATACAATGGTCTCTGAGACCCTCCACGGGTCTGCATCAGACAGCTTCCCAAAAACCAGGCACCATGACTTATCATCAATTTGATTTCTACAAAGGGGAGGCAGATACTGACACTGCCATCAAGAAACTCGAAGCTTGTGAAAAGGATGGCAAGCTCTTCGTTTTGATTGATGAAGCACATTTTATTGCAAG GGATGATGCAGGCAAACGACACACAAAGCTGATCAGCGAACTGACTCAAAGCGTTCCAGAACTCCACCTGTGGGCGGCATGCGTTCAGCACATCGACATACCAAAGGAACTGCAGCATGAAGAGTTTACCGTCCCTCTCCGCTGCGCACCAGTAATCCAAAGAGTGATAACACCAGTAGTTAAGATGGTTTCCAAGCAAGTGCGGGAGTACACCGACTGCGGCGTACCTGCCCCTGGGGACGGACTGCGTGTGGTAGAGCTGAGTCACCATGGCAACGATCACACTGGACAGTGGCCGGCGGAGTGTAACAAGTGTGGGAAGGAGGTGGCCGCCGAGCTGCGCCGACTTGACGTGGGCAGGGCCG GGGGCACCCTCACCAACAGTCCCGCCGCTCTAAGCTACCGAGACGTCTTCATCTTGACGAGGAGCTCAGAACTGCACGATGACGCCAAGGATGACGCAGGCAACGTAACGTCACCAGCGAGCGGCGTAGTGCGAGGCCTTCGTGACGCAGGCGTACCGGTGTGTGTACTGGCGCAGCAAGACGCCCAACAAAACAAGGCACAACGGAAGAAAGACGTGGAGAGCGTTGCGCTAGCGAAAGAAGATGAGGTCACCGTAACACACTACGGGGACGTGCAAGGACTGGAGAGGCGTGTCGTGGTGGTGCTGCAAGGCAAGACGAATGTTGCCGACAAACATCGCCGTAAGAATGACATTGAGGTGGTGGACATACTCGATGCCGTTTCACGCTGTACCACACAGCTCATCGTGGTGAAAAAGGAGGAAAAGATGTGTGTCGTGCTCTAA